The following proteins are encoded in a genomic region of Gemmatimonas sp. UBA7669:
- a CDS encoding putative ABC transporter permease subunit yields the protein MPEPVGVGALDLLRPKWQMARHRLRTHEQGDIRRTLVVGALGLGFWSVAFFVSLRLLRYFRSAEDIGTLLAAKLLALILLSFVSILLLSNTIGALSSFFLARDLDQLAASPVTPGALYRARLAETALHSSWMVVLLLVPVISAYGVAYGGGVGFVPFALAVMLPYLLIPAALGSAFTLLLVNVFPARRTRDLLSVITALAVAGLVLVFRAARPEQLARPEGFANFMQFVAALDTPSSPWMPSEWAATGIVRFLNGKAAWQPLLQLWGVALALVAAGHLAYSRGWRRAYSMAQEGANRQRHQKPARGWFDRALLLLGPVRRELVLKELRVFSRDSTQWSQLVLLAVLLVVYVANVRYLPLNGPGVSTLLRNIVPFLNLALAGFVLASIAARFVFPSVSLEGRALWLLRSSPLPMRDLLWAKFWVGAVPLFTLALVLVGATNMLLGVMPFVHMVSLLAIAALVFPLTAMALGFGTFYPRFDSENAAQIPTSFGGLLFMLSSVGVIGLVAYLAGRPAARWVVASHYGWDKSALDLLWPFAVALTICVTLTVLPLSLARQRLEQLERA from the coding sequence ATGCCTGAGCCGGTTGGCGTGGGCGCGCTGGATCTGCTGCGCCCCAAGTGGCAGATGGCGCGGCATCGCTTGCGCACGCACGAACAGGGTGACATCCGGCGTACACTGGTGGTGGGCGCCCTCGGCCTCGGCTTCTGGAGCGTGGCCTTCTTCGTGTCGCTGCGCCTGCTCCGCTATTTCCGCAGCGCCGAAGACATCGGCACCCTGCTGGCCGCGAAGTTGCTGGCGCTCATTCTGCTGTCGTTCGTTTCCATTCTGCTGCTGTCCAACACCATTGGCGCCCTGTCGAGCTTCTTTCTGGCTCGCGATCTGGATCAACTGGCGGCTTCGCCCGTCACACCGGGTGCGCTCTACCGCGCGAGACTGGCCGAAACCGCGCTGCACTCGAGCTGGATGGTCGTGCTTCTGCTGGTGCCTGTCATTTCCGCGTATGGCGTCGCGTATGGCGGCGGTGTGGGCTTCGTGCCGTTTGCCCTGGCCGTCATGCTGCCCTACCTGCTCATTCCGGCTGCACTTGGGTCAGCGTTCACCCTGCTGCTGGTGAACGTGTTTCCGGCGCGACGCACCCGCGACCTGCTCAGCGTCATCACGGCGCTGGCCGTGGCGGGGCTGGTTCTCGTTTTCCGCGCCGCGCGGCCCGAGCAGCTCGCGCGCCCCGAAGGCTTTGCCAATTTCATGCAGTTCGTCGCCGCGCTCGACACACCGTCATCGCCGTGGATGCCGAGCGAGTGGGCGGCCACGGGCATTGTGCGGTTCCTGAATGGCAAGGCGGCCTGGCAGCCATTGCTGCAGCTGTGGGGCGTGGCGCTGGCGTTGGTCGCGGCTGGTCACCTGGCCTATTCGCGAGGCTGGCGCCGGGCGTACAGCATGGCGCAGGAAGGCGCCAACCGGCAGCGCCATCAGAAGCCGGCGCGCGGTTGGTTTGATCGCGCCCTGCTGCTGCTTGGACCAGTGCGCCGTGAACTGGTGCTCAAGGAACTGCGTGTGTTCTCACGCGACAGCACCCAGTGGTCGCAGCTGGTGCTATTGGCCGTGTTGCTGGTGGTGTACGTGGCCAACGTCCGCTATTTGCCGCTCAACGGACCGGGTGTGTCCACCCTGCTGCGCAACATCGTGCCATTTCTCAATCTCGCGCTGGCGGGCTTCGTATTGGCCAGCATTGCCGCGCGCTTCGTGTTTCCCAGCGTGAGTCTCGAAGGGCGAGCGCTGTGGCTGCTGCGTTCGAGTCCACTGCCCATGCGCGATCTGCTCTGGGCCAAGTTCTGGGTGGGCGCCGTGCCGTTGTTCACACTCGCGCTGGTCCTGGTGGGTGCCACCAACATGCTGCTCGGCGTCATGCCGTTTGTGCACATGGTGTCCCTGCTGGCCATTGCCGCCCTGGTGTTTCCGCTCACCGCCATGGCGCTTGGCTTTGGCACCTTCTATCCGCGCTTCGACAGTGAGAACGCGGCGCAGATTCCGACGTCCTTTGGCGGCCTGCTGTTCATGCTCTCGTCGGTGGGTGTCATTGGCCTCGTGGCCTACCTCGCGGGACGTCCGGCGGCCCGCTGGGTGGTGGCCTCGCACTACGGCTGGGACAAGTCTGCCCTCGATCTCCTCTGGCCCTTTGCGGTGGCGCTCACCATCTGCGTGACACTCACCGTGCTGCCACTGAGTCTGGCTCGGCAGCGTCTGGAGCAACTCGAGCGGGCCTGA